A genomic window from Salvia miltiorrhiza cultivar Shanhuang (shh) chromosome 5, IMPLAD_Smil_shh, whole genome shotgun sequence includes:
- the LOC131025554 gene encoding alpha-1,3-arabinosyltransferase XAT3-like codes for MIKDVGFQVIVVRRYDRRDMKKLSQLVNSCSVLLGVHGASLTNGVFLPMGAVVIPIEPLDLEYFFNAIFGDNALAMGMQYLRYKIEDNESSLLKVFGRNSSVITDTSSVYRHHGTMASRDVFFVQQNVKLNLARFRENVVKALSIETDSTTQI; via the coding sequence TGATCGTCGCGATATGAAGAAATTATCACAGCTGGTAAACTCGTGCAGCGTGCTTCTCGGTGTCCACGGCGCCAGCCTCACCAACGGTGTTTTCTTGCCTATGGGTGCCGTCGTTATCCCAATAGAACCACTCGACTTGGAGTACTTTTTTAACGCTATATTCGGTGACAATGCGCTTGCAATGGGGATGCAATACTTGCGTTACAAGATTGAAGATAATGAGAGTTCGCTGCTCAAAGTATTCGGCCGCAATAGTTCAGTCATAACTGATACAAGCTCAGTGTACAGACACCATGGGACCATGGCTTCAAGAGATGTGTTTTTTGTACAGCAAAATGTGAAGCTCAATCTTGCTCGATTTAGGGAGAACGTAGTCAAAGCGCTTAGTATTGAAACGGATTCGACTACCCAAATCTAG